In Streptomyces sp. TLI_146, the genomic stretch CCGTTCCAATACCGGACATATCCGGGGATGGACGGATCGGGGTAGAAGCCGGCGGCGGGGGTTCCGTCTCCGGTAGCCGGGGTGGGGGCGCTCATCACGGTCCCGTATCTGCTCGTGGGCCTCGTCAATACAGGGGTCCACATCTACCAGACGGGCGACCGCCCCCGGGCGGGTCCGTCGGTACCGACCACTATCCGGTCAACGTTCAGGCACCTCTCACCCGCCCGTGGACCGGGCCCGGAACCCCTCGTCCGGGCCGTTTCCCGGGCCGCCGGAAAAATTTTCCGGAAGTCGCGTCATAGCCGCGCGGTACCCCGCTCTCACCTGGTGCGGCCCGATCACGGGCCCGTACCAGGAGAGGAAAGGCACTGTCATGCACACCGTGGTGGAACGCGAGCTGGAGCTCAAACTCGTGCTGTCGCCGGAGCGCAGCATCCCGGTCCCGGCCCGGCTGACCTATCGCACGGACGACCCGTACGCCGTGCACATCACCTTCCACATCGGCTCCGATCACCCCGTCAACTGGACGTTCGCCCGTGAGCTGCTCGTCGAGGGGGTGTTCCGGCCGTGCGGCCACGGCGACGTCCGGATCTGGCCCACCAAGGTGGACGGGCGCAGCGTGATCCTGATGGCGCTCAGCTCGCCGGACGGCGACGCACTCCTGGAGGCGCCGTCCGCCCAGGTGTCGGCGTGGCTGGAGCGGACGCTGCGGGTGGTCCCCCCGGGTTCTGAGACCGAGCAGCTCGGCATCGACGACGGCCTCGCCGAGCTGCTCGCGCCCACGACCGGCCGCACGCCCGGCCGCACCCGCGCCGAGGAGCTGTACCTGAACGACCCGTGGCCCTCGGACGAGTCGCGGCCGGAGGAAGGTGCGTGACGGGAGGGGAAGCAGACGCACAAGGCACAGGAGTAACGGTTGTTCAGAACAGCTTGCCGGGGTTCAGCAGCCCCAGCGGGTCGAAGGTCCGCTTGACCGCGCGCTGCATCTCCACGCCCACCGGGCCGAGTTCGCGGGCCAGCCACTCCTTCTTCAGCACGCCCACGCCGTGCTCGCCGGTGATCGTGCCGCCCAGCTCCAGACCGAGCGCCATGATCTCGTCGAAGGACTCCCGGGCCCGCCGCGACTCGTCCTCGTCGGCGTGGTCGAAGCAGACCACCGGGTGGGTGTTGCCGTCCCCGGCGTGCGCGCAGACGCCGATGGTCAGGTCGTACTTGGCGGCGATCGCCGAGGTGCCCTCCAGCATCGCGGCGAGCCGCGAGCGCGGGACGCAGACGTCGTCGATCATTGTGGCCGGTTTGATGGTCTCCAGCGCGGTGAGCGACAACCGCCTTGCCTGGAGCAGCAGTTCGGACTCGGCGGCCGACTCGGCCGGGACCACCTGGACGGCTCCCGCGGCGGTGCACAGCTCCCCCACGGCGGCCAGGTCGGAGGCAGGGTCGGGGGTGTCGAAGGCGGCGAGCAGCAGCGCCTCGGTGCTCTCCGGCAGACCCATGTGGGCCATGCGGTTGACGGCCCGTACGGTCGTGCGGTCCATGAGTTCGAGCAGCGACGGCGTGTGGCCGCGCTCCATGATCGCGCAGACTGCCTCGCAGGCGGCGGCCGCGGAGGGGAACTCGGCGGCGAGCACCAGCTGCTCGGGCGGCGCGGGCCGCAGCGCAAGGACGGCCTTGACCACGATGCCGAGGCTGCCCTCGGAGCCGACGAAGAGCCGGGTCAGGTCATATCCGGCGACGCCCTTGGCGGTGCGGCGGCCGGTCTCCAGGAGACGGCCGTCGGCGAGGACGACGTCGAGGCCGAGGACGTACTCGGCGGTCACCCCGTACTTCACACAGCACAGCCCGCCGGACGCGGTGCCGATGTTCCCGCCGATGGTGCACTGCTCCCAACTGGACGGAT encodes the following:
- a CDS encoding FAD-binding oxidoreductase, with the translated sequence MNDGAEPVAPPAPEPGALLERLRAGLPADALITDPDVAASYAHDMASFCAAGAPAVVVLPRTVEQVQHVMRTATELRVPVVPQGARTGLSGGANATEGCVVLSLVRMDRILEISPVDRVAVVEPGVVNAVLSRKVMEHGLYYPPDPSSWEQCTIGGNIGTASGGLCCVKYGVTAEYVLGLDVVLADGRLLETGRRTAKGVAGYDLTRLFVGSEGSLGIVVKAVLALRPAPPEQLVLAAEFPSAAAACEAVCAIMERGHTPSLLELMDRTTVRAVNRMAHMGLPESTEALLLAAFDTPDPASDLAAVGELCTAAGAVQVVPAESAAESELLLQARRLSLTALETIKPATMIDDVCVPRSRLAAMLEGTSAIAAKYDLTIGVCAHAGDGNTHPVVCFDHADEDESRRARESFDEIMALGLELGGTITGEHGVGVLKKEWLARELGPVGVEMQRAVKRTFDPLGLLNPGKLF
- a CDS encoding SsgA family sporulation/cell division regulator produces the protein MHTVVERELELKLVLSPERSIPVPARLTYRTDDPYAVHITFHIGSDHPVNWTFARELLVEGVFRPCGHGDVRIWPTKVDGRSVILMALSSPDGDALLEAPSAQVSAWLERTLRVVPPGSETEQLGIDDGLAELLAPTTGRTPGRTRAEELYLNDPWPSDESRPEEGA